TTTCTGCCGGCGCCCCTGGTCGATCAAAAAGACGGCGTCTTTTTCCTCGACGACGACCGTCCCGACAGTATCGGCCGCATCCACTCCTTCTACGGCAATTTTTTGGTGTGCGTCAAGGCGTACACGTATATCAGGATGCTCGGGTCCGACGGGATCCGAAAGGTGGCGGAACATGCGGTCCTGAACGCGAATTACCTCATGCACCGCCTGAAAACCGATTACGACCTCCCCATCGATCGTCCCTGCATGCACGAGTTCGTCCTGAGCGATCACGGTATCCCGAACAATGTTTCCACCAACGACATCGCCAAGCGCATCCTCGATTACGGTTTTCACGCCCCGACCGTCTATTTCCCCCTGTTGATTCACGGGGCCATGATGATCGAGCCCACCGAGACCGAAAGCAGGGCCACCCTCGACCGTTTCGTGGAGGCGATGCAGGAGATTCTCCGGGAGGCCCAGCGGGACCCGGATCTCATAAAAACCGCCCCCCACACCACACCGATAGGCAGGGTGGACGCCGTAACCGCCGCCCGAAAGCCGATTCTGAACTATGACGCCGCCGAGTGACGGACGGAGAATCCCCGACTGGATTCGATTTCGGATCCCCGGCGGGAAGGACGCCGCACGCCTGAAAGGCGTCATAAAGCGATTCGGGCTTCACACCGTCTGCATGGAGGCGAGGTGCCCCAACGTGGGGGAGTGCATGGGCTGCGGCACCGCCACGTTTCTCATCCTGGGTGATACCTGCACCCGAAACTGCCGATACTGCTCCGTCGCCCAGGGGACGCCCCGGCCGCTGGATTTGGATGAGCCGATGCGGGTGGGAGGTGCCGTGGGGACCCTCGGCCTTGCGTACGCCGTGATCACCTCGGTGACGAGGGACGACCTTATCGACGGCGGGGCGGGGCATTTCGCCGAGACGGTTCGGGCCGTCCGGGAGTGCGCCCCGTCGGCTCGGATCGAGCTGTTGATCCCGGATTTTCTCCACGCCGCACCCAATTCCCTCGAGCGGATTTTCTCCGCCGCCCCTGATGTGATCAACCACAATATTGAGGTGGCAAAACCGCTCTTTAAAGGGCTCCGGCCCAAGGGCGACTACTCTCATTCCCTCAATTTACTCCGGGAGGTATCCGGCGCCGGGTTCCCCGCGAAGTCCGGGCTGATGATCGGCTTCGGCGAGTCGACCGAAGACATCACCCGGACCCTGGAGGACCTCCGGACGGCGGGTGTTTCCATCCTCACGGTGGGTCAGTATCTCCAATCGAAAAGGGACGGCTTTCCGGTGGCGCGGTATTATCACCCCGATGAGTTCGAGGAAATCGGTGAGGCGGCGAAGGGGATGGGCTTTTTGGCGGTGCGCTCCGGTCCCCTGGTGAGAAGCTCCTACCGGGCGGGGGAATACGCAACCGCCGGCGCACGGGCGCTTCATTCGGGCGAGCATACATGATCGGTGCGCGCAAGGGGAGGGGCGGTGGTCGGTGTCGGCGATTCGGTCGGCGCTTTTTCCCTTCGATATTTTTTATATGTGTGGATTATTAAGATCTATTCGGCAACGGCGTTTTGTCTGACGTCGTTTTTTGATTTGGGTGTTGTCTTAAGCGGTCGGGGTGGGAGGTCTTGTCGGTGCCGATGACGAGGCCCGTGTTATTTTCCCTACGGTGATCTCTCGTATGCACGGATTTTTAAATTCCGGTTAATGCCGGTGTCCCCATCAGCTCTGCTTTTAATGTGATGTACTCTTATGCAGGTGTAAGTGGAAGGTTCGACCGGCGCCGGACACACGATCCGCGTTTTTCCCCCGCGATGTTCTCCAGTGAAAGCAGGGTAGTACCGCAGGCGTTTTTTCTGCGAAGTTCCCCCCTCTGTGCGTATTTTCGGAGTTCGGCCTTTGTACCGTCCCCGCCCTACCCCTCCGGGGCTCCCTCTCCGTTCAATGAAATACCCAGGTAGAAGTGTCTGACCAGGTCGTCAACCATCAGGGCGTGGGGGCTCCCCTCAAGAACCACCCGGCCGTTCTCAAGGACGTAGCCGTAGTCGGCGATGGATAACGCCATGCGGGCGTTCTGCTCCACCAGGACGATGGTCACCCCCTCGTCGTTTATGGCGGAGATGATCCTGAAGATATCGGCGACCAAAAGCGGCGCGAGGCCCAAAGACGGCTCGTCCAGCAAAAGGAGCCTCGGGCGACTCATGAGGCCCCGGGCGATGGCCAGCATCTGCTGCTCCCCGCCGGAGAGGGTCCCGGCGGTCTGTTTCCTGCGCTCCGCCAGGATCGGCAGGAGGGCGGTCACCCGCTCGTAGTCCTTTCGGACGGCGGCCTTGTCCCGCCGGGTGTAGGCCCCCATTCGCAGGTTTTCATCCACCGTCAGGCGGGAAAAGAGCTGTCGTCCCTCGGGGACGTAGGCGATCCCGAGCCGGACAATCTCCTCCACGTCCATCCCGCCGATCTCCCTTCCCTCGAAGCGTATCGATCCGGAAACGGGCTGACGGTCGATGAGTCCGGCAACGGTCTTCAAAACGGTGCTCTTCCCGGCCCCGTTGGCCCCCAGTATGGCAACGATGTCTCCCCGGCGGGCCGCAAGGGACACGCCGGACAGAATCGTCAGGCGGTCGTAGCGGGTCTCGACGTCGCGAAGCGAAAGGAGGGGGGATGTCCCGCGATGTTCATCCATGGGTGTAATCCTTCCCCAGGTAGGCGGATAAAACGTCCGGGTGCTTCTGCACCTCTGATGGTGTCCCTCGGGCGATGACCCGCCCGAAGTTCAGCACGACGATGTCGTCGGAGATGTCCATCACCAGGTTCATGTCGTGCTCCACCAGGACGATGGTCATGCCCGCCCTCTTTCTCAGGTCCCCGATGCGCGTAACGAAACGCGCCTTCTCGACGGCGCTCATCCCACCGGACGGCTCGTCCAACAGCAGGAGTTTCGGCCCCATGACCACGGCCCGGGCCAGCTCCACCAGTTTTTTTTGTCCGTAGGAGAGCCCCGCCGCCTCCACGTCCCGCACCCGTGTCAAACCCATCCATTCGATGATCTCGTCCGCCGCCCGGTACTGGGCCGTCTCACTTTTCGCCCCGGGGCGGACGAAGGAGAGAAGGGAGCGCAGCACGTCACCCCCTGGGGTGTGCTGCTGGTGGAGGTGTCGTCCCACCAGGATGTTTTCCAGGGTCGTCATGGTAGGGAAGAGCTCCAGGTTCTGGAACGTCCGGGAGACGCCCATGCGGGCGATGCGGTGGGGGGGGCGGTGTGTGATGTTTTCCCCGTGCAACTGTATGATTCCTGCGTCGGGGCGATACTCTCCACTGATGCAGTTGAGGGCGGTGGTCTTGCCCGAGCCGTTGGGTCCGATCATGGATACGATCTCCCCGGGCCGTACCTCAAAGGAGACGTCGTCCAGGGCCCGAAGCCCTCCGAAAGAGATCGAGAGGTCCGATACCGAAAGCATCGGCGTGGGAGTGTTCATGTTACCTGTACCCATCTGTGGTCAAACCTTTTTCTGGTGATGCCTGACCAAAAGCCCCGACGGACGAACCAGCAGCACCGCCAGGATGACGAGGAAGGCGAATGTGGTCTTGAGCTTCA
This genomic interval from Candidatus Zymogenaceae bacterium contains the following:
- the lipA gene encoding lipoyl synthase, translated to MTPPSDGRRIPDWIRFRIPGGKDAARLKGVIKRFGLHTVCMEARCPNVGECMGCGTATFLILGDTCTRNCRYCSVAQGTPRPLDLDEPMRVGGAVGTLGLAYAVITSVTRDDLIDGGAGHFAETVRAVRECAPSARIELLIPDFLHAAPNSLERIFSAAPDVINHNIEVAKPLFKGLRPKGDYSHSLNLLREVSGAGFPAKSGLMIGFGESTEDITRTLEDLRTAGVSILTVGQYLQSKRDGFPVARYYHPDEFEEIGEAAKGMGFLAVRSGPLVRSSYRAGEYATAGARALHSGEHT
- a CDS encoding ABC transporter ATP-binding protein, with protein sequence MDEHRGTSPLLSLRDVETRYDRLTILSGVSLAARRGDIVAILGANGAGKSTVLKTVAGLIDRQPVSGSIRFEGREIGGMDVEEIVRLGIAYVPEGRQLFSRLTVDENLRMGAYTRRDKAAVRKDYERVTALLPILAERRKQTAGTLSGGEQQMLAIARGLMSRPRLLLLDEPSLGLAPLLVADIFRIISAINDEGVTIVLVEQNARMALSIADYGYVLENGRVVLEGSPHALMVDDLVRHFYLGISLNGEGAPEG
- a CDS encoding ABC transporter ATP-binding protein codes for the protein MLSVSDLSISFGGLRALDDVSFEVRPGEIVSMIGPNGSGKTTALNCISGEYRPDAGIIQLHGENITHRPPHRIARMGVSRTFQNLELFPTMTTLENILVGRHLHQQHTPGGDVLRSLLSFVRPGAKSETAQYRAADEIIEWMGLTRVRDVEAAGLSYGQKKLVELARAVVMGPKLLLLDEPSGGMSAVEKARFVTRIGDLRKRAGMTIVLVEHDMNLVMDISDDIVVLNFGRVIARGTPSEVQKHPDVLSAYLGKDYTHG